Proteins encoded together in one Lathyrus oleraceus cultivar Zhongwan6 chromosome 5, CAAS_Psat_ZW6_1.0, whole genome shotgun sequence window:
- the LOC127079234 gene encoding uncharacterized protein LOC127079234 yields the protein MNLSTTVGGALMDKLYDEAYELIENMAQNHFQWGGEHVVVEKPNLKGGIYKVNGIDRFNAKVDALTQKIESLAITPAAIVVVITPNCELCGTLGHTNVDCQLLAGVPTDQINYAQGNPYSNTYNPGWRNHLNFSYKSNNALFPPNPTPIIPPGYQKGAHVAPRALGK from the coding sequence ATGAATTTAAGCACTACCGTTGGCGGTGCTCTAATGGACAAACTGTATGACGAAGCTTATGAACTCATAGAGAACATGGCTCAAAATCATTTCCAATGGGGAGGTGAACATGTTGTTGTAGAAAAACCAAATCTGAAAGGCGGAATATACAAAGTTAATGGCATAGACCGCTTCAATGCTAAAGTGGATGCGCTTACTCAAAAGATTGAAAGCTTAGCCATAACACCAGCAGCTATCGTAGTTGTTATAACACCAAACTGTGAATTATGTGGAACCCTTGGGCACACTAATGTTGATTGTCAGTTATTGGCTGGTGTTCCCACTGACCAAataaactatgctcaaggaaacccaTATTCAAACACTTACAATCCTGGTTGGAGAAACCATCTGAACTTTTCCTATAAAAGTAACAATGCTTTGTTTCCACCAAACCCAACACCTATTATTCCACCTGGCTATCAGAAAGGAGCCCATGTTGCTCCACGAGCACTTGGAAAGTAA
- the LOC127079235 gene encoding uncharacterized protein LOC127079235, translated as MYQNCGKGAKKVNEPTNDGKEDESGETKDKEPSYVPLPPYKPLIPYPQRLVKSKNKGQFKKFVELLKQLNITIPFIEAIMQMPSYAKILKEILSNKKKLEDNKIVMLTAECIAIIQNNMPPKLKDPGSFSIPCVIRKFIIDKALCDLRAIVGLMPLSTCEKLNLGKLRPTKMSLQLADRYVKFPIGLPHPYYFRKALLATVEAIIDVKKGRLTFEVGEEKVEFLLAKFLQAATLDASCCLLDVIDECVEEMEKEPYKYTKVLKIPTPLISEDDNWREPYVDDSLRECLALTPNPMPCPEKPSIELKTLPKDLRYEFLDTELERPIIVNADLGQIESEKLLHVLRKYPTTL; from the exons ATGTATCAAAATTGTGGTAAGGGAGCCAAAAAGGTAAATGAACCAACCAATGATGGAAAAGAAGATGAAAGTGGAGAAACAAAAGATAAAGAACCATCTTATGTGCCTCTGCCACCATACAAACCACTTATCCCTTATCCCCAAAGACTTGTTAAGTCCAAAAATAAAGGGCAATTCAAGAAATTCGTAGAACTTCTGAAGCAACTTAATATCACTATACCATTCATAGAAGCCATTATGCAAATGCCTTCATATGCTAAAATTCTTAAAGAAATCTTATCCAACAAGAAAAAGCTTGAGGATAACAAAATTGTTATGCTTACTGCCGAGTGTATCGCTATTATTCAAAacaatatgcctcctaaactGAAAGATCCGGGTAGTTTTTCCATACCATGTGTAATCAGAAAGTTTatcatagacaaagctctatgcgatttAAGAGCCATTGTTGGTTTAATGCCCTTATCCACATGCGAAAAACTCAATCTAGGAAAATTAAGACCAACAAAGATGTCTCTACAACTAGCTGACCGTTATGTCAAATTTCCAATAG GACTCCCACATCCCTATTATTTTAGGAAGGCCCTTTTAGCCACAGTCGAAGCCATTATAGATGTGAAGAAAGGAAGgctaacattcgaagttggagaagAAAAAGTTGAATTTCTCTTAGCTAAATTCCTACAAGCAGCAACTTTAGATGCTTCATGTTGTTTATTAGACGTCATCGACGAATGTGtggaagaaatggagaaggaaCCATATAAGTATACTAAAGTACTGAAGATTCCAACACCTCTTATATCCGAAGACGATAATTGGCGTGAGCCATACGTAGATGACAGTCTGAGAGAATGTTTAGCACTAACACCAAATCCAATGCCATGCCCAGAGAAACCTTCAATAGAACTAAAAACACTACCCAAAGATCTAAGGTATGAATTCCTAGATACCGAGCTTGAAAGACCAATTATAGTCAACGCTGACTTAGGACAGATAGAAAGCGAAAAGTTACTCcatgtcttaagaaaatatccaacaaCTTTATGA